In a genomic window of Alcanivorax sp.:
- the corA gene encoding magnesium/cobalt transporter CorA — MLHIFRIENGVLREKDTESILPSLAEDASWIDLVDSEESERELVQQFLEAELPASDDMEEIEASARFFSDEQGLHVHSLFLFQSEGRARTSTVAFVVQEGRLLSFRDSRLPDFRLLRLRVRRGWVKAKQPIDILLSILEQKVENLADALEDVHRDLEQVGYSVLEEENGELEEDIEKLARLEDTNGKIRLCLMDTQRSISFIQRYVRTDKVRRRTCAEVQHDLDTLMSHTTFLFDKINFLMDAAQGFINIQQNQIIKIFSIAAVVFLPPTMIASIYGMNFEIMPELDMAYGYPMAICLMLLSGMTPYWFFKRKGWL; from the coding sequence ATGCTGCATATCTTCCGCATCGAAAACGGTGTTCTGCGTGAAAAGGACACGGAAAGCATTCTGCCCTCTCTGGCCGAGGATGCCAGCTGGATTGACCTGGTGGATTCGGAAGAGAGCGAACGGGAGCTGGTACAGCAATTCCTGGAGGCGGAACTGCCAGCGTCTGATGACATGGAGGAGATCGAAGCCTCAGCCCGATTCTTCAGCGATGAGCAGGGCTTGCATGTCCACTCCCTGTTCCTGTTCCAGTCCGAGGGTCGCGCCCGCACGTCCACGGTGGCCTTTGTGGTGCAGGAGGGGCGCCTGCTGTCATTCCGTGATTCGCGCCTGCCGGACTTCCGGCTGCTGCGCCTGCGTGTGCGCCGCGGCTGGGTAAAGGCCAAGCAGCCTATCGATATCCTGCTGAGCATTCTGGAGCAGAAGGTGGAAAACCTGGCCGATGCCCTGGAGGATGTGCACCGTGATCTGGAGCAGGTGGGTTACAGCGTGCTGGAGGAGGAAAACGGCGAGCTGGAAGAGGATATCGAGAAACTGGCCCGCCTGGAGGATACCAACGGCAAGATCCGCCTGTGCCTGATGGATACCCAACGCTCCATTTCCTTCATTCAGCGCTATGTGCGTACCGACAAGGTGCGGCGCCGTACCTGTGCCGAGGTTCAGCATGACCTGGATACCCTGATGTCACACACCACCTTCCTGTTCGACAAGATCAACTTCCTGATGGATGCGGCCCAGGGCTTTATCAATATCCAGCAGAACCAGATCATCAAGATCTTTTCCATCGCCGCTGTGGTTTTCCTGCCGCCCACCATGATCGCCAGCATCTATGGCATGAACTTCGAAATCATGCCTGAGCT